From the Camelus bactrianus isolate YW-2024 breed Bactrian camel chromosome 4, ASM4877302v1, whole genome shotgun sequence genome, the window AGAAATAGAAGGGGGTTTTATCTGAGCCAAACAGAGAATTATAGCCTGGGAGACATagattcaagaagcacttgaatTCCACTGGACTGCAGAATAGGGGaggcttataaaggcaaaaactgCAAGGTTATAGTTAGTTACATGAGTTATTTATCAAGAATTATAATTAgagctggcaagaagtaagggTGCTTGTTAAACAAGGATTGGTTGGCGTCTGAAATGGCTGCATAGTTACATAGGGAGGCCTTGGGACTGAAATGTTGCAGCTGGCAGGTGTTCTGAATATGGCTGATGGTGTCCTTGGGTCTGGTACAGCTCAGAGAGAGTTGAGGTTCTCAGTGGTGCAGAGACATTTTTGAGACCAGATGTTCAGTGGCTGCCCAACTCCATTTTTGTATGCCTGAACATTAAATACTCCATTATAATTTCAATTTGTCATCAACTTAAGCAGATATCTCACAGAGATATATTATGAATTACCTGTAAGTTGCATAAAAAAACTGAATATCattaataatcaaagaaattcaaattaaaacccaATGAGGTTCCACTACACAAAAATGGCTAAGATTAAGAACCCTGACAACAGCAAATGTTGGGGATGATACAGAGCATCTAGAGCTCTTAAACACTGCTGACAgcagtgtaaaatggtgcagttacTCTGGGAAGCTGATGGTGGTTTCTTATGAGTTAAATAGCATCCGTcttatgacccaacaattctactGTTAGTACTTGGCAAATAGATATTAAAGCATATGTCCACGAAAACACTTGTATGAGAATTTCACTTCTTGGCAGCTTTATTcctaatagccccaaactggaaaaatttcaaatgtctgtcaacagaggaatttaaaaaattgtggtatattcaggcatgaaatactgctcagcaataaaaaagaacgaatGACTGGTACATGAAGCAATAtgtatgaatctcaaaaacatgtgGGGCAAAATGTCACTTTCAAAGAGTACACACTGAAtccatttaaataacattttgtaaAGCACAACTAATCTATGGTTATagaaaaagaacacatttctTTTGGAAGGCAGTGGGAATGGGATGGAGATTGACTTGGAGAGTGCAGAAGAaagggaactttctggagtgatggaaatgttctgtatcttgatagaGGTGTGGGTAACACTGTGTGCTTGTGAGAAACTCATTGAGCTGATATATTCCTACCCTTgacctgccacacacacacacacaaactcactgagctatacctttaaAATCTTGGCATTTTCTttgtgtaaattatatctcaaaagaaCTTAATTAACAGAAATAATTAAAGTCAAAGTAATTAACAGAAGAATTCAAAATAAGAGGGTTACCTTAACTGATCtgaattttattgtttcataGGGAAAGTTGATGAATCAAGAAGTAATAgtgtaggggagggtatagctcatgtggtagagTGTTTGCTTaacatgcacggggtcctgggttcaatccccagtacctcctccaaatataaatgaatgaataagcctagttacctcccccctcccaaaataaattgaaattaagaAGTAATGGTGTAAGCATATGATTTCAGGTTAAGAAGTTAATTACCAGAACTGAAAATACCTGGTTAATAAGGGTTGCCCCTCTAGAGGTGAAAGGGAGGGAGGATCATTACTTTTCATTATAAATAGGTCTTTTTACCACATGCAAGGATCATATTACATAGATTTACTTTCTCAAAGATGTACTTCTCCTAAGATGTTGGTAGCACATTGGACTCAGAGGAGCAGCCGTGAGCAATGGTAATACCATTCTCTGTGACACTTAACTGTAGACTAGAGCACTTCTTACTCATATCTCCCTCAGAGATTTTGAACACCACTTTGAAATTATGACATTTGTCAAGTGTGCTGTAACAGTGGTTCTTCATATTCTTCTACCTCAGCACTTCTGATGAATATTAAACGTTTTCACTGTGACTATGGCTTTCTGCTTCAGTGCTATTTAACTGAGTTAGGGGAGGGAATAGGTAGTTTGGAAAAATGAATTCTGATATATCATTAGCAACTTAGAGTTCTTGGTTGGTTTGGGGCCACTCTTTACCATAATTTTTGGCTAGCTCTAACCCTCCCAGGATGTTTCTAGTATAGGACTTTGCATAGAGtagatgcttagtaaatatttgctaaaggaatgattttgaaaataaacGGAAGCATAATGAGATAGGTGGATTTTGCCGTCTCTATCTCACTCTCAAGTCATACATGCATTTCACAGAACACAGTAAGTGAGCTTATCTGTGTCACTGGAGCAATGAAGAATCACTGATTGCTTGGAGGTGTCAGGAGTTGTGCTTGTATTCTAAGAAGTGGAGTCGGCTTCCTTACTAATGAAATGTTTCTGTGTTGACTCATTTCTCTGGAAGATACACATGCTTATCCATTCAGTAAGTCTATGTTAGTATTTTACACACTTCTACTTCTTCAGTAACACAATAACACTATTTTGTCATTTGGATATAGGGAAATGCCCCTGCAAGTGAAATAATGTAACATCTCACATAATTGTGACTTTTCCTAATCTGGTTGAAAAGGGCAGAGGACTATGTACATGGACTGGAAATTGGAACGGAGTGCTCAGAAAACAGAGTCACATGTGCTGCAGGAGCAAGAAGTCACCCTAGAGGGCACAGGCGAAGATGGTATCTCTGAAAGCTTCCAGCTTCTACAGATTGATGTGGAATGTGAGCATCAGGACGGGGAGACCCTGCCCACAGGCAATGCAGTGTGGTGCTCGGTGAGTGTAGTGAGTTGTCTGGTCATGGGCTTTCAGATGATGGAATGTCCCAGAGACCCCTCTTCTAAGGACAGATACTGGTGACAAAAAGACTGGGAATGAGTTTGGTGTATTCCAAGGGATGAATTTCCTGTTAACTGGTTTGAGGTTTCATTTCCAtttgagtcaaaaaaaaaagtaaatgaagttcGAGAGGAATCAGAAGGGTCAGGAAATCTCAACTCTGTCCCTAGTAAATTTACCATGACCATGGACATGTCACATTTGTTTTCTGGGGTACTGCTTTCTCTAAACACAATCTagtccatttttgttttaaaggttagtctcccttttctctcctaactttatgtttaaatttaaaaaataattaagtaactatttctaatattcattttcctttttggtgCTTATGAAGTTCTCaaacaattttgttttctggATAACATAAGAAAAATGTCCAAAGAAAACAGAGACGCTGGGAAAAGACAGTTGCAGCaaagaagagtaaaagaaaacaagaaaaagaaagaagaaaagctaaTCGTGTAGGAAATTCAGGTAACAGTAAATCAGATGGCTGGTGTAATTATAGTTATTTCTTAGCAAACTGGTATCTGCATGTTCCTAGGAGAATAGGAATATAGTtcttaagtaaaaacaaacatcTGGGAAGTAGGACCTATTGTCCTATTTTATTGGGAATCAAAATGTCAAAGCAAATTTAAGACTACCTTTCATGCTAGGTTCAGTGCTAAGAATTTTACATGGATTACTGTAAGGGGTTGGTACTTGTAATATCCCCATTTTGTAGGTGAAGAGATTGAGGCTCAAAGAAATTGAATAACATTCCCAAGGTCATATAGGTAGTAAATGAACAAATTGAACTCTGATTTAGTCCCAGCAGTGCGCTTCAGAGCCCACACTTAACCATTCTGCTATACCTAGACTGCATAATGAATGAACGCCTGGCATGAGCTTCAAGTTTCTCTTCATATGCAAAAAGTTCTCACCTGGCTGGGGAGATTTGTTTCTTACTGAATATTATTCTGTTTTCCCGCTTATTCCTTTCTGATATTTCTACTCTAGGCATCTGCCCCCAGCACAGCAAACGTTTTCTGAAATCCTTAACCAAGGAAAGACTTTTGGAAGCCAAACACTCGGGACCAAGACTCTGTATCGATTTGAGTATGACCAATCACATGTCTAAGAAGGTAGAACATCCATTAAATTCTGAGTTCCTGCTCACATGAGGGAGTTCCAGGGGGAGCAGCTTCACATAGAATATGACCTGCTCCAGCTTCTGTGATTCTCCTGTAAACCAGCAAATATATTTAGTTTTCTACACGTGGCTAGTAAGTTCTGAGATGACTGTTAGAAGGAATCATGATGAGAATAGACGTACATCCTCTggtttagtttaaaattttttaccttATCTTCTGTTTTGAGCCCAATACCTTTCTTTGCCTCTGTGTTCATGGTGTCCCCAGTCTAGATGGAGCCTTTTGGATTTAATTCTCCAGAGATGAAATCTTTGGCCTTCTGCTGGTGAAAGGAATATTTGCCTGGTTGCGTACTGAGGGGAGATTACCTGGTGGGAGGTCTTTCTGCAAAGAATGTGTTTTAAAAGGCCTCCCACTGACCCTATTAGTGAAGGAGGGATTTTTCACCCTAGATATGGCGATAACTGAACACACAGCACTCAACCCTGGGCAGTTAAGACTGATAGCAGTTTATTAGTCACATGTACTCAGCCGAGGGGAGGATGACACTGCATGCTATGCAGGGCTACATGGGGCTACAGTCGGGAACAGAATGAACaaggaggggctgtggggagcAGACTTTGTAATAACAACAAGGTGGGGTGCTTCCTAATTCCTGCAAGAGACATGATTAGTTTTTTGGAATACTTCTGTGGACTGGCAGGGAATTGAAACCTACTATTTAGGGATAAGCAGGAACGCTTTATCAAAGGAATCTCTTTGATTAAAAGGATTGTTTAGCTAGTGGACCTTATCTGTGGGAGCAGAATTGAGAGGGGAACTTGCAGTTAGGCCATTCAAGGCCTTCCTGGTTTTCACCAGATATCAAGGCAGCACACAGTATTGGTCCCTGATGTTAAGCCTTACACCACAAAACAAACCTTTATGTTCCAACATCCCTGTTGTATGTGctagtgtttgtattttttttttcagagaaattaGGAAAACTGAAGACCTAGAGTTCTTACATGGAACCTACTATAGCcctttgaaaagatgaaccaAGAATTTTCTATTCTTTGTATTGCGATGTCAGATTCAAACAAacccaaagcttttttttttttttttcctgtactgAACCAAATCAGGGCAGATTGTGAAACTATCTTTCTATAAGGATGATGTCTCTGAATTAGGATGGAAAGTTAAAACTTCCAAGCCTATGACATCTGGAGTTAGGGAAAAGTGCCAAGTTTAACTGGTGGAGTATAAAAATGTCTGTACAGTAATCTAACCTCTTTTTAATAGTAAACATCACATGGTAAGATTTTAGAAtgaaagctaaaagaaaaattatagcagatccagaggaaggaagaggtcTCAATTTTTCCATTAACTTGCTAATTCTGGGTTAGTGTCATTACCTTAACTTTCATCTATAAGGTATGATGCCATGGGGtgtaacatacacacatacatgcatgtacTCCTGGAGTAAAAGGGGCCATTCTAGTTCATGAGATTTCCCAGAGTAGTATTCAGTGAACTTCCTGAGTAACCATTTGTTGATAATGCATCCAGAAAGAGTGGGCCTGTTTCCACCCTAAGTTGTCCTTACTTCTTTGAAGGAATTAAGTAGACTAGCTGGACAGATCGGAAGGTTGTATGGTTCAAATAAAAAAGCTGACAGGCCATTTTGGATCTGCCTCACTGGATTCACCACAGACAGTCCCCTGTATGAAGAATGTTTGAGGATGAATGATGGATTTTCTAGTTATCTGGTAAGcctcattttatatatttgaattgCCATCTAAAAAGTAGGTTGGGGTGggtaataggttttttttttttaactttttcatattttgatgtaaaaaagatatatttatatataaattatatgttttCACTATTACAGTCTTAAAGAATTTATAACCTCTAATCAgttcttatattttctaattttcatccTTCCACTGCACTGGCAAACTAACATTACCGGCAACTAGGACTGTATTTTGTATCCAGTGTATTGTATGCTAGACTGTGTGCTCTAGCAGTGTTCTAGGGAAATGGTATGACTCCTTTCTTGTTTTTAGTAGCGCAGAGTTAGGCAACATGAGTTTTGAGGGGAAGAGAGAATTCCTATGGGAGTAATACAGATTTAAGATGAGTTTTAGGGAGTACTAAGTTACTTTCAGTACTTTCCCTAGGATCTCTTAAATGTAGTGATTGATATACAGGCAAGAATCCAGATCATTGTCTAAGAAATGCCACT encodes:
- the TRMT10B gene encoding tRNA methyltransferase 10 homolog B isoform X2 codes for the protein MYMDWKLERSAQKTESHVLQEQEVTLEGTGEDGISESFQLLQIDVECEHQDGETLPTGNAVWCSKNVQRKQRRWEKTVAAKKSKRKQEKERRKANRVGNSGICPQHSKRFLKSLTKERLLEAKHSGPRLCIDLSMTNHMSKKELSRLAGQIGRLYGSNKKADRPFWICLTGFTTDSPLYEECLRMNDGFSSYLLDITEEDCFSLFPLETLVYLTPDSEHALEDVDLNKVYILGGLVDESVQKVCRNNSDFDQGSFDSTFLPAICSL
- the TRMT10B gene encoding tRNA methyltransferase 10 homolog B isoform X1, with the translated sequence MYMDWKLERSAQKTESHVLQEQEVTLEGTGEDGISESFQLLQIDVECEHQDGETLPTGNAVWCSKNVQRKQRRWEKTVAAKKSKRKQEKERRKANRVGNSGICPQHSKRFLKSLTKERLLEAKHSGPRLCIDLSMTNHMSKKELSRLAGQIGRLYGSNKKADRPFWICLTGFTTDSPLYEECLRMNDGFSSYLLDITEEDCFSLFPLETLVYLTPDSEHALEDVDLNKVYILGGLVDESVQKKVTFQKAQEHSVKTARLPIQEYMVRRQNEKNYHSEILAINQAFDILSTYFDTQNWPEALKKGVSSRKGYVLQNSVE